The window TTACTGTATATCCATACAGTAACCCACAGGGCTGGATTGATTATGTACACTTCAGGCTACGCAAATCGTTCTTCGTCGTTCTCTTCAACATCAAGCAATAGTGCGCGCGTTTCTTCAGAAAATGCGACTGCCGGGCTTATCAGTGAAGTTGTCTATCGCGAGGACCAGCCCATGATGACGCAATTACTGCTATTACCCCTGCTTCAGCAGTTAGGACAGCAATCACGTTGGCAGCTCTGGCTTACGCCACAACAAAAGCTGAGCCGTGAGTGGGTGCAATCAGCGGGGCTTCCATTAACGAAAGTTATGCAAATTAGTCAACTCTCTCCCTGCCACACGTTAGAATCGATGGTTCGCGCGCTGCGCACCGGCAATTACAGCGTGGTTATCGGCTGGCTGACTGAAGAATTAACAGAAGATGAACATGCAGAACTGGTGAAAGCTGCAGATGAAGGGAACGCAATGGGATTTATTATGCGTCCTGTTCGCGCTCAGGCACTTGCGGGGAGACAGCATTCCGGGCTAAAAATTCACTCGAATTTGTATCATTAAGTAAAATTAGGATTAATCCTGGAATTTTTTTTCATCCCTCAATCAGCCATTGAGATATAACGCATATTTTGTGTGAACGCCTGTCAGAAGCGGTTTTAGAGAAGTTTTGAGTTCAATTAATCAGCCATAAATGTTAAATATTGTGTATACAAGCCTTTTTTTTTCATATGCCTGACAGAGTTCACACTTGTAAGTTTTCAACTACGTTGTAGACTTTACATCGCCAGGGGTGCTCGGCTTAAGCCGCAGATATCGGTAGAGTAACTATTGAACTGATCCCCGGGTGAAGGATTTAACCGTGTTATCTCTCTGGAGATAGTCATGGCGAATTTTGGATGATAACGAGGCGCAAAAAATGAAAAAGACAGCTATCGCAATTGCAGTGGCACTGGCTGGTTTCGCTACCGTGGCGCAGGCCGCTCCGAAAGATAACACCTGGTACACCGGTGCTAAACTGGGCTGGTCTCAGTTCCATGACACTGGTTTCATCAACAACAACGGCCCAACCCATGAAAGCCAACTGGGTGCTGGTGCGTTCGGTGGTTATCAGGTTAACCCGTACGTTGGTTTTGAAATGGGTTACGATTGGTTAGGTCGTATGCCATACAAAGGCGATAACATCAACGGTGCTTTCAAAGCTCAGGGCGTTCAGCTGACCGCTAAACTGGGTTACCCAATCACTGACGATCTGGACGTTTATACTCGTCTGGGTGGTATGGTATGGCGCGCTGACTCCAAGGCTAACGTACCTGGCGGCGCATCATTCAAAGATCACGACACTGGCGTATCCCCAGTGTTTGCTGGCGGCGTAGAGTATGCAATTACTCCTGAAATCGCTACCCGTCTGGAATACCAGTGGACCAACAACATCGGTGACGCGAACACCGTTGGTACTCGTCCGGATAACGGCCTGTTGAGCGTTGGTGTTTCTTACCGTTTCGGCCAGCAGGAAGAAGCAGCTCCAGTAGTTGTAGCTCCGGCTCCGGCTCCAGAAGTACAGACCAAGCACTTCACTCTGAAGTCTGACGTTCTGTTCAACTTCAACAAAGCGACTCTGAAACCAGAAGGCCAGCAGGCTCTGGATCAGATGTACAGCCAGCTGAGCAACCTGGATCCGAAAGACGGTTCCGTTGTGGTTCTGGGCTTCACTGACCGTATCGGTTCTGACGCTTACAACCAGAGCCTGTCTGAGAAACGTGCTCAGTCCGTTGTTGATTACCTGATCTCTAAAGGTATTCCTTCTGACAAAATCTCTGCACGTGGCATGGGCGAATCTAACCCAGTTACTGGCAACACCTGTGACAGCGTGAAAGCTCGCGCTGCACTGATCGACTGCCTGGCTCCGGATCGTCGTGTTGAGATCGAAGTTAAAGGCATCAAAGACGTTGTAACTCAGCCTCAGGCTTAAGTTCTCGTCTAATAAAAAACCCCGCGATGCGGGGTTTTTTTTCACCTGTGGTTCACCATAAAAACGTGGGTGCTCAGCACACCGAAGCCGACATCAGGCTATTCTTTTCCCAGCAGCGCTTGTAAATCCTGCTTCAATGTGGACATTTTGTTCGCGTACTTCTCTTTATGCTCAGCGTCTTCAATCAGCTGCACGATGGTTTCAGAAAGCGTTTTTCCACGCCGCTGCGCAAGCCCTGCTAAGCGCTGCCAAACCATGAACTCCAGATCGATAGATTTCTTACGCGTATGCTGATGCTCTGCATTAAAGTGCCGCTTACGCCTCGCGCGTATGGTTTGCTTCATACGATTTTGCAGCGCGGCATTCATGTGTTCTTCAATCCAGGTATTCACCCGAACCGGTTCATTTTCGAGGGTTAGCAATAAATCAACGGCTTCTTCGGCAGCGCTGGCTTCCACGTAACGGGTAATCAACTCCCCTTCACGATGCTTTTTCACCAGATACTTCCATTTCCAGCCGCTTTCAAGATTTTCAAGTTGTTGATATTTCATTGCGATCTCAATGTTACCGTGTAACTCTTATCAGAATATCAGCTTTTTGGGCATCTGAAGAAAAGAATATCCAGCCTGTGAACTGTCGCGCGTCATCATCCCCGTTTAGCGGTGCATTCCACGTGTGCAGTGCTGACGGTTACGGTATAATCTCGTTTTTTACAACAGACTAAAAAACATCAACTTTGACCATTACGAAACTTGCATGGCGTGATCTGGTTCCTGATACTGACAGTTATCAGGAAATATTTGCACAGCCGCACGTCACTGACGAAACCGATACCTTACTCAGTGATACTCAACCACGCTTACAATTTGCGCTTGAGCAACTGCTTCAGCAATGGGCGACGTCCTCCTTTATGCTGGTGAAAGCGCCGGAAGAGCTTGAGTATCTCAATCTTATCGCCACGGCTGCGCGCTCATTACATACGGATGCCGGAAGCTTAACCGGAGGTCATTACGACATCTCTGGGCACACTATCCGTTACCGTGCAGCACAGCACGCAGAAGACAATTTTGCGACCTTAACTCAGGTAGTCAATGCTGACTGGGTTGAAGCCGAACAACTGTTTGGCTGTTTGCGTCAGTTCAATGGTGAAATTACGCTGCAACCGGGGCTGGTGCATCAGGCAAACGGGGGCGTGCTGGTTATCTCATTACGCACCCTATTGGCTCAACCCCTGCTGTGGATGCGCCTGAAAGCCATTGTCAGCCACGAGCGCTTTGACTGGGTAGCTTTCGACGAATCTCGTCCACTTCCTGTCTCCGTACCGTCTATGCCGCTGAAACTGAAAGTGGTGTTAGTCGGTGAGCGTGAGTCGCTGGCCGATTTCCAGGAAATGGAACCAGAATTAGCTGAACAGGCAATTTACAGCGAGTTTGAAGATAATCTGCAGATAGTGGATGCTGAAACCATGACCCAGTGGTGTCAGTGGGTCACGCATACCGCCATACGCAACAATCTTCCCTATCCCGCCCCTGACGCCTGGCAAACGCTGGTGCGTGAGGCCGTTCGTTATACCGGCGATCAGGCGACATTACCGCTTAATCCGCTGTGGATCATCCGCCAGCTCAAGGAAGTGGCCCCCCTTTGTGAAGGCGAAACCTGCAGCGCAGAACAGCTGGGTCTGATGCTGGCGCAACGCGAATGGCGGGAAGGTTTCCTGGCCGAACGCATGCAGGATGAGATCCTGCAAGAGCAGATCCTTATCGAGACGGAAGGCGAGCAAATTGGACAAATAAACGCGCTGTCGGTGATTGAGTTTCCAGGGCATCCTCGCGCGTTTGGTGAACCTTCTCGTATCAGCTGCGTTGTGCATATTGGCGATGGCGAATTTACCGATGTTGAGCGTAAAGCCGAACTGGGCGGAAATATTCATGCCAAGGGTATGATGATCATGCAGGCGTTCCTGATGTCGGAACTGCAGCTCGAACAGCAAATCCCCTTCTCTGCCTCGCTAACCTTCGAGCAATCCTACAGCGAAGTAGATGGAGACAGCGCATCCATGGCTGAACTGTGCGCATTAATTAGCGCCCTTGCCGATGTTCCTGTCAATCAAAGCATCGCGATTACCGGTTCTGTCGATCAGTTTGGCCGGGCGCAACCTGTCGGTGGCCTGAACGAGAAAATTGAAGGTTTCTTCACTATCTGCCAGCAGCGTGAATTAACCGGTACGCAGGGCGTGATTATCCCTTCAGCCAACGTCAGGCACCTGAGCCTACCGCCAGCCCTGTTACAGGCCGTTGAAGAAGAAAAGTTCACTATTTGGGCGGTGGATGACGTGACCGATGCGTTACCACTGTTGTTAAATTTGGTGTGGGATGGCGAAGGCCAAACAACGTTGATGCAAACTATCCAGGAGCGTATTGCTGCGGCAACGCAACAGGAAGGTCGTCACCGTTTTCCATGGCCGCTGCGTTGGCTGAACTGGATTATTCCGAACTGATCGGACTTGTTCAGCGTACACGTGTTAGCTATCCTGCGTGCTTCAATAAGATAAGGCTTACAGAGAACATGGTAGATAAACGCGAATCCTATACAAAAGAAGACCTTCTTGCCTCTGGTCGCGGTGAGCTGTTTGGCGCAAAAGGCCCACAACTGCCTGCACCAAGCATGCTGATGATGGACCGTGTCATCAAGATGACCGAAACCGGTGGCAACTTTGACAAAGGTTATGTTGAAGCTGAACTGGATATCAACCCGGACCTGTGGTTCTTCGGTTGCCATTTTATTGGCGATCCGGTGATGCCAGGCTGCCTGGGTCTGGATGCCATGTGGCAGCTGGTTGGATTCTATCTCGGCTGGCTCGGTGGTGAAGGTAAAGGCCGTGCACTGGGCGTGGGTGAAGTGAAATTCACCGGTCAGGTTCTGCCGACCGCGAAGAAAGTCACTTACCGCATTCACTTCAAACGTATCGTTAACCGCCGCCTGATCATGGGCCTGGCAGATGGTGAAGTGCTGGTTGATGGTCGTCTGATCTACACGGCGAACGATCTGAAAGTAGGCCTTTTCCAGGATACGTCTGCGTTCTAATTGCGGACATCTGTTAGCCTGATAAGATGCTACAAAAGGCGAAACCTCCGCAATGCGGAGGTTTCTTTTATCTAAAGAGACAGAATCAGGCCATTAACACCCTATCCCCCATGGCTTCTCGCCAGCCTCCCAGCCAGTATGACCTTTGATTCAGCGTCTGATAGGGACACATTTCTTTTGAGCGTCCGGCGATGCCGGCCTGATATCCACGTTGATGTGCCCGTTCCAGGCGATCTCGTTTTTGTCTCTTCATGCCTCGTTTCCCTCATCTTTGGGTCTGGTGGAAAAGAAAACAGTGATTACTAAGTGTGCAATCACACTAAACGAATACCCCGAAACATCTGACTCGTCAATGCGCAAAATTCACGCCAGTGTCATATTTGTGAGCTACCCGGTAAATCATCTATACAAAAATCATGAGTCAGAACAGTTATATCAGTCGCGAAAAAAATAAAAAAAACCGCCCAGGCGCTGAGCCGAAGGCGGTGTAATTTACAATTATTTAAGCTTAAGGAATGCGTTTCAGTTCTTGAGCGATAGCCGTCGCCTCCTGACTCCATGCGCTGGCCAGTACCTTCACCATCTCATCATAGCCATCTTGCGTCTGCATGGCTTCGATGTGGAACGGGCGCTTAATCAGTTGTCCCTGGTGATTCAGCAACCATTCACCACTAACGATCACTTTACCATCGTAGCGGCCATGGAAGCCGGTTACCGTCACATTGAGCGTGTCCTGCGTACTGCCCAACGGTTGAGAGGCAACCACCCACCCTGGCAACTGCGTGCTCAGGTTGGCGACGAGAGTGTTACGCAACTGCTGATCTAACGGGCTAGCCCACAGATTACTGTTGGCAATAACGTACTTCACATCACTGGTTTGGTACACCACGCCATTACCTGCCAGGTAATCCGGTACCGCCACCTGCTCAACCCACAACAGGCGGTTACCCTGGTTAGCGCTACTCTGTACGCCCCCTTGGGCGATAGGGAGCTGGTAATAGCTTTTATTATCTCCGCTGGAGCTGCATGACGTCAGCCAGACCGCCATCATCACCACTAGCCACTTTTTCATTGTTTCGCCCTCTTCGGCTCTGGATCTTTTTTGTCCTTCGCTTCAAACACCAGCGCGTTACTCTTATCGTTCAACGTTTTCAATACCGGCTGCAGCTCACGCAGAACCTGATCAAGACGCTGCATATCTGCCACCATCTTGTTATAGGCCGCAGAACCTGGCTGGAAGCCCTGCATGCTACGATTCAGTTCGCGCAGTGTATTCTGCATATCCGCAGGAAGCTGCTGCATCGACTGGCTACCGGTGATCTTATTCATGTTATCCAGCGTCGTTTGCAGATGTTTCATCGTGCGCTGGCTTTCTGAAAGTGTCGTGGTCGCCTGCACAATCATCGGATTCAGTGGCAGATTATTAATCTTATCCAATGCTTCCATCAAACGTTGCTGGATCTGCGCCAGACCACTGCTCACGGTCGGGATAATTTGGTAACCATTAAATTCGCGCACGCCCGTAATCGGTGGATCCTTCGGATAGAAGTCCAGATCGACATACAGCGCCCCGGTGACCAAATTTCCTGTTTTCAGGGATCCTCTTAATCCACGCTTGAGCAATTCGGCCAGATGGGTACCGACATCAGTATCTTCACCCAGCTGCGCCTTAAGGCGTTCTGGTTCAATGCGCACCAGCACCGGAATACGATAATCATCATTGAACACCTGACGCATATTCGGGGCAAAGAAAGGCACCTTGCTAACCGTACCGAGGCGAATACCACGGAACTCCAGCGGCGCACCAGGCTGCAACCCGCGAATCGAGTCTTTAAAGAACATCAAGTAATCAATGTGATCCGTATACAGCGAGTCCTGAATACTTTTTTGATCGTCATACAGGCTAAACGTGGCCTGTTGTGCAACCGGCTGGCCTTGTTCTAACCCCTCCGGCACATCAAAGCTGACTCCACCGCCGAACAGCGTGGTTAGCGATCCCATTTCTACGCGCATCCCCGCCGAGGTGAGATCGACGGCAATACCGCTGTCCTTCCAGAAACGTACGTTGCTGGTGACCAGGCGATCGTTTGGCGCATTAATGAAAAGCTGATAGCTGATAGAGCGTTTTTGCGCATCAAAGGTGCTGGTCTCAACTGACCCTACGCGATACCCGCGGAACAACACCGGGTCTCCCGGGCTAAGCTGACCGGCTTTTTTGCTGTCCAAAATCACGCGGATCCCCTTCGCATCTGGCGGTGCCAGCGGTGGAGAGTCCAGCAACTGATAATTGGCGAGCTGGCTGCCTTTGTTACCCGGCTGCAGTTCAATATACGCCCCGGATAACAGCGTGCCTAAGCCACTGATACCTTCACGTCCCACCTGCGGCTTCACTACCCAAAAGACCGAGTCTTTATGCAGCAGCTTTTCCATACCAGAATTGAGACGTGCTTTAATTTCCACATGCGTCAAATCGTCGGTCAACGTGGCACTCTCAACGACGCCGACATCCACGCTGCGGCTCTTGATCGTGGTTTTGCCACCTTCAATACCTTCAGCATTGGTTGTAATCAGCGTGACGACCGGCCCCTGATGACTGTAGTGATAAAACAGGACCCACGCGCCGATGAGTGCGGTGACGATTGGGAATATCCACACAGGCGACCAGTTTTTAACCTTTTGCACTTTGGCTTCCCCGCTTTTAGATTCCATGCTGTCAGGACTCCTCATGGCCTGGTTCTGGTTCACGGTCCCACGACAGACGTGGATCAAACGTCATCGCAGAAAACATTGTCATAATGACGACTAAAGCAAACATCAATGCACCCATTGCAGGATAAATGTTCATCAACCCTCCCATACGCACCAGCGCAGAGAGTACCGCAATAACAAAAACATCGATCATTGACCAACGACCGACAAATTCCACAACTTCATAAATGAAATGCATACGTTCACTGTCGCGTTTGCCGTGCCCTTTGGCATCCCAGCACAGCCAGGCAATGGCGATCATTTTTAGCGTCGGCACCAGAATACTGGCAATAAAGATGACCGCTGCCACCGGATAAGAACCTTCGCTCCAGATTAAAACAACGCCTTCAATAATGGTTGATGGCAGTTTTGACCCTAACAAATCGGTAATCATGATCGGCATAATATTGGCGGGCAGATACAGCATGATCGACGTGAACAGGAGTGCCAGCGTCCATTGCAGACTGTTTTTACGTCGCACGTAGCCCGTTGTCTGACAGCGCGGGCAGACCGGCTCGTCAGCGGGAAGTATCGCGGTACAACAGGAGCAGGAACGCAACCCCTGGTGAATACCGGGTACACCGGGTTTTAAGACCTGCTTAACCTCCGGCATTGGCGCGATATCATCCCACAGCCAGCGACGATCGACACACTGAAAGGCGCGCAACTGAAGAACGCAAAACAGGCACCACGGGATAAAGCTGCTCCCCACGCCGATATCGCCATAAGCCATCAGCTTAACAAAGCTCACCAACACGCCTGCGAGGAAAATTTCTGCCATTCCCCAGCTTTTTAACTGAAACAGAATCCGCGCTAGCCACGCTTTCAGCCGCCAGGGCATCTCAACCCGGTTCACCAGCAATAAGATGGTGAACAGGCAAAAAGCAGGAACCAACTGCACGAATAATAAAAAGAAGGTGCCAAGACTGGCG of the Citrobacter freundii genome contains:
- the pqiB gene encoding intermembrane transport protein PqiB, with the protein product MESKSGEAKVQKVKNWSPVWIFPIVTALIGAWVLFYHYSHQGPVVTLITTNAEGIEGGKTTIKSRSVDVGVVESATLTDDLTHVEIKARLNSGMEKLLHKDSVFWVVKPQVGREGISGLGTLLSGAYIELQPGNKGSQLANYQLLDSPPLAPPDAKGIRVILDSKKAGQLSPGDPVLFRGYRVGSVETSTFDAQKRSISYQLFINAPNDRLVTSNVRFWKDSGIAVDLTSAGMRVEMGSLTTLFGGGVSFDVPEGLEQGQPVAQQATFSLYDDQKSIQDSLYTDHIDYLMFFKDSIRGLQPGAPLEFRGIRLGTVSKVPFFAPNMRQVFNDDYRIPVLVRIEPERLKAQLGEDTDVGTHLAELLKRGLRGSLKTGNLVTGALYVDLDFYPKDPPITGVREFNGYQIIPTVSSGLAQIQQRLMEALDKINNLPLNPMIVQATTTLSESQRTMKHLQTTLDNMNKITGSQSMQQLPADMQNTLRELNRSMQGFQPGSAAYNKMVADMQRLDQVLRELQPVLKTLNDKSNALVFEAKDKKDPEPKRAKQ
- the fabA gene encoding bifunctional 3-hydroxydecanoyl-ACP dehydratase/trans-2-decenoyl-ACP isomerase, yielding MVDKRESYTKEDLLASGRGELFGAKGPQLPAPSMLMMDRVIKMTETGGNFDKGYVEAELDINPDLWFFGCHFIGDPVMPGCLGLDAMWQLVGFYLGWLGGEGKGRALGVGEVKFTGQVLPTAKKVTYRIHFKRIVNRRLIMGLADGEVLVDGRLIYTANDLKVGLFQDTSAF
- the ompA gene encoding porin OmpA; amino-acid sequence: MKKTAIAIAVALAGFATVAQAAPKDNTWYTGAKLGWSQFHDTGFINNNGPTHESQLGAGAFGGYQVNPYVGFEMGYDWLGRMPYKGDNINGAFKAQGVQLTAKLGYPITDDLDVYTRLGGMVWRADSKANVPGGASFKDHDTGVSPVFAGGVEYAITPEIATRLEYQWTNNIGDANTVGTRPDNGLLSVGVSYRFGQQEEAAPVVVAPAPAPEVQTKHFTLKSDVLFNFNKATLKPEGQQALDQMYSQLSNLDPKDGSVVVLGFTDRIGSDAYNQSLSEKRAQSVVDYLISKGIPSDKISARGMGESNPVTGNTCDSVKARAALIDCLAPDRRVEIEVKGIKDVVTQPQA
- a CDS encoding Lon protease family protein gives rise to the protein MTITKLAWRDLVPDTDSYQEIFAQPHVTDETDTLLSDTQPRLQFALEQLLQQWATSSFMLVKAPEELEYLNLIATAARSLHTDAGSLTGGHYDISGHTIRYRAAQHAEDNFATLTQVVNADWVEAEQLFGCLRQFNGEITLQPGLVHQANGGVLVISLRTLLAQPLLWMRLKAIVSHERFDWVAFDESRPLPVSVPSMPLKLKVVLVGERESLADFQEMEPELAEQAIYSEFEDNLQIVDAETMTQWCQWVTHTAIRNNLPYPAPDAWQTLVREAVRYTGDQATLPLNPLWIIRQLKEVAPLCEGETCSAEQLGLMLAQREWREGFLAERMQDEILQEQILIETEGEQIGQINALSVIEFPGHPRAFGEPSRISCVVHIGDGEFTDVERKAELGGNIHAKGMMIMQAFLMSELQLEQQIPFSASLTFEQSYSEVDGDSASMAELCALISALADVPVNQSIAITGSVDQFGRAQPVGGLNEKIEGFFTICQQRELTGTQGVIIPSANVRHLSLPPALLQAVEEEKFTIWAVDDVTDALPLLLNLVWDGEGQTTLMQTIQERIAAATQQEGRHRFPWPLRWLNWIIPN
- the pqiC gene encoding membrane integrity-associated transporter subunit PqiC yields the protein MKKWLVVMMAVWLTSCSSSGDNKSYYQLPIAQGGVQSSANQGNRLLWVEQVAVPDYLAGNGVVYQTSDVKYVIANSNLWASPLDQQLRNTLVANLSTQLPGWVVASQPLGSTQDTLNVTVTGFHGRYDGKVIVSGEWLLNHQGQLIKRPFHIEAMQTQDGYDEMVKVLASAWSQEATAIAQELKRIP
- the rmf gene encoding ribosome modulation factor, whose product is MKRQKRDRLERAHQRGYQAGIAGRSKEMCPYQTLNQRSYWLGGWREAMGDRVLMA
- the sulA gene encoding SOS-induced cell division inhibitor SulA, translated to MYTSGYANRSSSFSSTSSNSARVSSENATAGLISEVVYREDQPMMTQLLLLPLLQQLGQQSRWQLWLTPQQKLSREWVQSAGLPLTKVMQISQLSPCHTLESMVRALRTGNYSVVIGWLTEELTEDEHAELVKAADEGNAMGFIMRPVRAQALAGRQHSGLKIHSNLYH
- the pqiA gene encoding membrane integrity-associated transporter subunit PqiA, which translates into the protein MCEHHHAAKHILCSQCDMLVALPSLTHGQKAACPRCGTTLTVAWDAPRQRPTAYVIAALFMLLLSNLFPFVNMNVAGVSSEVTLLEIPGVLFSEDYASLGTFFLLFVQLVPAFCLFTILLLVNRVEMPWRLKAWLARILFQLKSWGMAEIFLAGVLVSFVKLMAYGDIGVGSSFIPWCLFCVLQLRAFQCVDRRWLWDDIAPMPEVKQVLKPGVPGIHQGLRSCSCCTAILPADEPVCPRCQTTGYVRRKNSLQWTLALLFTSIMLYLPANIMPIMITDLLGSKLPSTIIEGVVLIWSEGSYPVAAVIFIASILVPTLKMIAIAWLCWDAKGHGKRDSERMHFIYEVVEFVGRWSMIDVFVIAVLSALVRMGGLMNIYPAMGALMFALVVIMTMFSAMTFDPRLSWDREPEPGHEES
- the matP gene encoding macrodomain Ter protein MatP; translated protein: MKYQQLENLESGWKWKYLVKKHREGELITRYVEASAAEEAVDLLLTLENEPVRVNTWIEEHMNAALQNRMKQTIRARRKRHFNAEHQHTRKKSIDLEFMVWQRLAGLAQRRGKTLSETIVQLIEDAEHKEKYANKMSTLKQDLQALLGKE